A stretch of Cicer arietinum cultivar CDC Frontier isolate Library 1 chromosome 5, Cicar.CDCFrontier_v2.0, whole genome shotgun sequence DNA encodes these proteins:
- the LOC101510673 gene encoding uncharacterized protein, translating to MFLIKYFPEDIRNRKEMEFVKLEQGNRSVAEYVAKLEELSRYYPLYVGEAGENSKCIKFEMALSRAEKAHYRNTGTMKDKRPMHHSRGKPYSFPPSKFVSRLNYQQYSFSVGKGASSGNGKRNGNSYSYGSGRGNPNGRGVSNGNSNNMSQVSSNNNGNNGDPTAPIRCHRCGHISTRCPYPRKTPQPGNQSSQVSRPKSNGRVFALSGARASEKENLIQGLPVSHLQYDLIVNTPTSDYVDTSSVCLDISIHVCGRDFRVELVCLPLCLVDVVLGMDWLSANRVHVDFFSKTIEFMESEERDKPSNISANKVKALLKEDAQLYMILA from the exons ATGTTTCTAATTAAGTATTTCCCTGAAGATATCCGTAATAGAAAGGAGATGgaatttgttaaattggaaCAAGGGAATAGGTCAGTAGCGGAGTATGTTGCTAAGTTAGAGGAATTATCCAGGTACTATCCACTCTATGTTGGAGAGGCAGGAGAAAATTCTAAGTGCATCAAGTTTGAAATGGCACTCAG TCGTGCTGAAAAGGCACATTACCGAAACACTGGAACCATGAAGGACAAGAGGCCTATGCATCATAGTAGAGGAAAACCTTACTCTTTTCCTCCTAGTAAATTTGTAAGTCGTCTGAATTATCAACAATACAGTTTTTCAGTTGGAAAAGGAGCTAGTAGTGGTAACGGAAAAAGAAATGGAAATAGTTATAGTTATGGGAGTGGTAGAGGAAACCCCAATGGACGAGGAGTTAGTAACGGAAATAGTAACAACATGAGTCAAGTCTCGAGCAACAACAATGGTAATAATGGTGATCCAACTGCTCCTATCCGATGTCACAGGTGTG GCCACATTAGCACTAGATGCCCCTACCCAAGGAAGACTCCACAACCTGGAAACCAGAGTTCCCAAGTCAGCCGACCTAAATCCAATGGAAGAGTCTTTGCCCTCAGTGGTGCAAGAGCGTCTGAGAAAGAAAACTTGATCCAAG GACTACCTGTATCTCATTTGCAGTATGATTTGATTGTGAATACCCCAACTAGTGATTATGTTGATACCTCTAGTGTTTGTCTTGACATTTCTATCCATGTGTGTGGAAGGGACTTCCGAGTTGAGTTAGTGTGTTTACCTTTGTGTCTGGTTGATGTGGttcttggtatggattggcTATCTGCCAACCGTGTCCATgtagatttttttagtaaaaccatTGAATTCATGGAGTCAGAAGAGAGGGATAAGCCTAGTAATATATCCGCCAACAAAGTGAAGGCACTCTTGAAAGAAGATGCCCAATTATACATGATCCTAGCCTGA